AACGCGCCGCAGAGCGCGAGAAAGAGACCGGGCAGGAGCGTGGCGAGGAAGAGACTCATAGGCGCGAAGCGCAGTTGAAGGGAAAGTTGAAGTTTAAGTTGGCCGGGGCGACGAGCGGAAAGTCAGGAAACAGGCGCGTGGACTTAAACTTCAACTTTCAACTTAAACCCCGGCGAGCGCCAGCTCGCCGTAGAGCACGGCGGTGGAGACGCGGTTGATCTTCACCGGGACCAGCTCGCCGATCAGGCGTTCGTGCGCCGGGAAGTGCACGATGCGGTTGCCGCGCGTGCGGCCCATGAATTGCACGCCCTTCTTGTCCGGACCTTCGACCAGCACTTCCTGTGTCGTGCCGAGCAGCGTGGCGTTGCGGCGGTCGGAATTCTGCTCGAGCAGGCGCAACAGGACTTGGTTTCGCTCCTCCTTCACCTCGTCGGGCACCTGGTCGGCCAGCTCGGCGGCGGGCGTGCCGGTGCGGATCGAGTATTTGAAGACGTAGGCCATGTCGTAGTTGCAGGCCTCGAAGAGCGCGCGCGTCTGCTCGAAGTCCTCCGCCGTCTCGCCGGGAAAACCGACGATGATGTCCGTCGAGAAATACATGTCCGGCCGCACGCGGCGCAGGTCGTCGACGATCTGCCGGTAGCGATCGCGCGAGTAGGGCCGGTTCATCAGCTTCAGGATGCGATCGCTGCCGGACTGCATCGGGAGGTGGACGTATTCGCAGAGTTTCTCGAGGCGGCCGTAGGCGGCGACGAGGTCGTCCTTGAAGCCGCGCGGGTGCGGGGAGGTGAAGCGGATGCGGCGGATGCCGGGAATGGCGTTCACGCGCTCGAGGAGTTGCACGAAGGGGCTCACGCCGCCGGTGTGCTCGTAGTCGCGCCGGCCGTAACTCGTGACGATCTGGCCGAGGAGCGTGATCTCGCGCACGCCGCGATCGGCGAGTTCCTCGCACTCGCGCACGATCTCGTCCATCGGACGCGAGCGCTCGTCGCCGCGCGTTTTCGGCACGATGCAGAACGCGCAATCCATGTTGCAGCCCTGCTGGATCGAGACGAAGGCGGTGACCTGTCGGTCCTCGAGGACGTGCTCGCGGATGGTGTTCTGCGAACCGGCCTCTTCGGCGATGTCGACGATGCGCGTGGGCAGCACGGCGCCGGCGGCCTGCGCGGCGCGGAGGTTGTCGAGGTGGTCGGGGACTTGGTGGAACTTCTGCGTGCCGACGATGAGGTCGACGTCCGGCAATGCGTCGAGCAGCGCGGCGCCGCGGTTCTGCGCCATGCAGCCGAGGATGCCGATCACGAAGCGCGGGTTGCGCTTCTTGCGCTGCGCGAGGTAGCCGGCTTTGCCGATGGCCTTCTGCTCGGCCATGTCGCGCACGCTGCAGGTGTTGAGCAGCATGACGTCCGCGCTGTCCTCGTCCGCCACGATCCGATAGCCGCGCGCGCGCAGCATCGCCGCGACAGCCTCGCTGTCGCGCTCGTTCATCTGGCAGCCGTAGGTTTTGATGAAAACGCGGTTCATTTAATCACGCCGGAGCCTTGGCGAAGGCGGACCCGTGGAGGGGCCTAGCTACCCGGAACGGTGGCGCGGTCAACGCGGGAAACGAAACGCATTCGCGGTTGTCCTGCACCAGGTGGCGCTTCAAATGGCGCCCGCTCGCTCCGCCATGAAAATCCTCCGCGTCCTGCCGCTGCTTTTCGTCGCCGTCATGGCCGGCGCGCAACCGGCCCAGCCCGCACCGGCGAAACCTGCCGCGCCGGCGGACCCGGAGATCGACCTCGACGCGCTTTATCAGCAGGGCAAGCAGCTCTTCGACGACTACGCGCCGCCCGAGATCAAGCGGGAGTTCTATTTCCCTTCGCCGCAGGAATGGGACGCCTTCGCCACGCGCCTCCAGGCCGCGCTCGATCAAGACGACCTCTCCGCCCTCGCCGCCTACGAACCCGAGGCGCGCGCCGCGCTGAAGGCGCTGCAACTTTTCCCCGACTACGCGGACTACGCCGAGTGGCTGGAGGAGCGTCTCGACTACATCCAGGCCGCCAGCCTCGCGGCCCGGCAACCGGGTTACACGCTGCCGCCCAAGCCTCCGGTGTTGAAACCCGGCCAGCGCCCGCCGCTCGCGACGCCCGACGTCCCCTATTTCAATCTCTGGCTCTCGCGCCTGCGCACGCGCCCTGCGCCGGCACGCGCGGCGCAGTTGCTGCCCGTCGTGCGCGCGGCCTTCGCCGCCGAGGGCGTGCCGGCCGACCTCGCGTGGCTCGCGGAGGTCGAATCGACCTTCAACCCCTCCGCGCGCAGCCCGGCCGGCGCGCGCGGGCTTTATCAATTCGTGCCCGCCACCGCGAAGAGCCTCGGCCTGAGCACGTGGCTGCCCGACGAGCGCACCGATCCGGCCAAGTCCGCCCGCGCCGCCGCGCGCTACCTGCGCACGCTGCACGGCAAGTTCGGCGACTGGCCGCTCGCCCTCGCCGCCTACAACGCCGGCGAAGGCCGCGTCCGCCGCCTGCTCGCGGCGAAGAAGGCGAACTCCTTCGCCGCCATCGCCCCGAGCCTGCCGTCGGAGACGCGCATGTATGTGCCGAAGGTCCTCGCGACGCTCCAGGTGCGCGCGGGCGTCGCACCCGCGCAACTCGCCGCACCACACGCCGGTTGAGCGCGCGCGGCCGCCGGTTGCGCGTCGGTGCGTTTGAAAATTTCCCCTGTCGCCGCGCACGCGACCGCCGCCGGCCGCCCGGCTGATTCGGGGTTGTCACCGCTCGAACCGCGCCCAAATCATCCGCTCACATGCGTCTCCGCATCATCGCGCTGCTGATCGTTCTCGCCAGCGGCATCGTTTCCCGCGCCGCCGAGGCCGAGGCCTTGCTCATCGTCCTGGGCGATCAGCACTCCGCCTACGACCGCACAGCACAGGTCGTCGGACTCGTGGACCGCTTGCGCCTGAAAAACCCCGACCTCCCCGTCGCCGTCCTGCTCGACGGCGACACGATGGAATGGGGCAACGTCATCGCCCGCCGCTCGCACGGCGCGATCGATTTCGAGATGATGCACGAGCTGGCGAGCCGCGTGCCGACCTTCCTCAACCTCGGCAACCACGAGCCGGAGTTCTACGACGTCGCCGAGACGGTCAAACGCGTGCGCGCCACCGGCGTCGTGCCGCTCAGCAATCTCCGCGAGCGCGGCACCGGCCGCTACTTCACCGATTTCGCCGTGCGCCTGAAACTCGGCCGCGTGGACACCGTGCTCGTCGGCCTCACCACGGACCGCCTCGGCACCTTCCGCATCGCCGTTCGCCCGCAACTCGATCCCTACGACCCGGTCGTCTGGGGCCGCGCCAACCTCCCCGCCCTCGCCAAGCAGGGACCGCTGATCGTGATGAGCCACGCCGGACTCGATGCCGACCGCGAGCTGCTCAAGATCGTGCCCGACGGCACGCTCTTCGCCGGCGCGCACGACCATCTCCGCTTCGTGCACCAACAGGGTCGCTCCGTCTACTTCCACAGCGGCTGCTGGAACAGCCATGCCTCGCTCGTGTGGCTCCGCCGCGGCCTCGGCGGCGCGCTCCTCTGGAAGGTCGATCAGGTCGAGATCGGCGCCAACTCGCCCGCCGACACGCCGCTGGCGGCGTTCATCGCCGCGACGCGCAAACGCCACGTCGAACCCGACGACCTCGCCGCCGTGGGCAAACTCCCGCAAGCGCTCCCGCCCGCCGACGCCGCGCGCTTCGTCGTCACGGCGCTGCGCGACGCCGCGCATGTGGACGCCGCGTTCATCGGCAACACGACTTTCGGCGCCGGCCTGCCCGCCGGGCCGGTATCGCACCTCGCCCTCGATGCCTGCGTCCGCTTCGACGGCACGATCTTCGCCACCGAGATCGACGGCGTGCAGCTGCGCGAAATCGTCGCGCGCGCCAACCAGACGATCAACACGCCCTTCGCGGAGCGGCAGAGCGGCTTTCTCGTCGCGGTCGCGCCGGATGGCATCGCCCCCGACCGCCGTTATCGCATCGCCACGACGGATTGGGGCGCACGCAACTCCGTCGCGTATTTCGGCGCCGCGCTGAAGTGGCAGGAGATCCCGGACCTCAAACTGAAGCCGCTCGTCATCGCGGCCCTGCCGGAGCACGCGCGTTGAGCGGCAACGTCCGCGCCACACCCCGACCTTCCAGTCGGGCCCCGCGCTCCCCGCGCCCTGCTCAAATCTCGTCCACGTAGCCGTGCTTCATCGCGTAGCGGACGAGCTCCGCGGGTTCGCGCATGCCGAGCTTGTCCTTCAGCGAGGTGAGATGGTTTTGGACCGTCTTCACGTTCATGCCGAGCCGCTGCGCGATCACCTTCGTGTTCTCGCCGCGGGCGTAGCCGCGCAAGACCTCGCGCTCGCGCGGCGTGAGCGGGCTCGTCGCGGCGCTCTCGTTCACCACATGCTCGGCGAGCAGCCGGGCCGCGGCCGGGCAGTAATACGTCTCCCCGGCCAGCACGCGCCGCAGGCCATCGCGGAACACGCCCAGATCCGATCGCGTCATCACGAAACCCTGCACGCCGAGATTCGCCGCCTCGCGCACGATCGGCGCCTGCTCACGCGCGGAAAGCATGAACCAGCGCGCCTGCGGCAACCGCGGCGAAAGCCGACGGACGACATCGCCGCCACGGCCGTCGGAAAGCGTCGAGCCGACGATGACGAGGTCCGGCAACGCCTCCTCCGCCGTCAATAATTGCTCTGCTTGGGCGACGGATCCGGCCTGCGCGACGATCGTCAGGCCTAATTCCGTCGTCAGCATTTGTGCGAGCAATTGGCGGATAATTCCGTGCTCGGTGACCAAAGCGATCCGATGATCTGACATGAACAAGATGGGAGGAGAAACGGCTCTCCCGCACGGCGCCGTCTCATTAAAGGGCAGGAAACAAAAAATACCGACCTGAGATTTCCGAGCCCGAATCGCCTGATTTCGGTGGGAATTTCCGGAACTTAAGGCAGGAGGATTTCCCGATGCTTGCTCCGGCGAATCGCACGCCATGCACTCGTCCGCCACGCGAAGCAGCTTTTATCCTCGGCGCCGGAATCCGCGCGCCACAGCGGCTTTTGCCTCCGACATTGTTCCACGTCGCCCCAGCGCGCTGCGGACGGGCCGGAAGCTCCCCGCGCCTCCGTTGCCCGGGGAATTTTATTGGCGCACCGTCGCTGCGTGCGCTTGGCTGCGCGCATGGGATTCTTCGACCGCTTCGCCGCCAAAAAGCCCGCCGCATCCGCGCCCGCACCGGGCCCCGCCAGCGCATCGCGCGCCCCCGGAGAAACTCCCGCCGCCGCTCCCACGCCCGCCGCGCTCGCCGGCGGCGTCCTCCCGCAACTCGCCGCCGCCAAGGCCCGCCTCGCCGACCGCGATCTGCCGGGCGCGATGGCGATCTACGAAGCCGTCCTCGCCGCCGCCGGCGATCGCGCCGACGTGCTCCTCACCATTTCCGCCGATCTCGGCGTCCACGGCCACATCCGCGAGCTGATCGAGCTCGTCGCCCCGCGCTACGACGCCGACCGCCACGGCCCGGGCCCCGGCCTCAATCTCCTCCAAGCCTACCTCGCGGTCCGCTCCCCCGAAGCCGCCCAGCACCTCCTCGACCTGCTCTTCTCGCTCAACAAACCCGAACTCGAAGCGCGCCTCATCGGTTTCTCCCGCGCCCTCGCCGAACTCTCGCTCGAGGAATCCGCCCCCGCGCCCGACGTTGAAGCCGGCACGAAGATCAGCCTCGTCAGCATCAGCAAACCCATCTGGTTCTACGGCCTCGAGGCCCACGCCGCCACGCTCCTCCCGACGAAGGAAGGCCGCGCGCGCCGCGTCGCCTTCGCCCAATGCGCGCTCCTCGGCGAGACCGATCTCATGGCCCGCGCCGCACAACCCGAGGACGCCCTCGGCCGCTTCACGCGCGGCCTGCCGCTGTGGCTCGCGGAGACCTTTGCCGCCAGCGCCGGCTACGATCCCATCGCCGGCATCGGCCTCTTCGCCCCGCAACACTACGCGCTCTTCCCCGCCGAGTGGACCGCCGACAACATCCGCCAGCTCGACGAATCCGCGCACGGCGGCCTCGATTACGTCGTCACCTTTGGCCTCAAGGCCCGCAACGCCGACTACGAACTCGTCGCGCGCATCTGGGAGGTGAAGAAATTCCGCGAGCTCAAGAAACTCACCACCCGCTGGACGCCCGCCGACGCCAACGCCGTCCTCGCGCAATTCCACGCCCAGCTCCAAACCTACATGGAATGGCAGCCCGCGGCCGGCGGCCTCGCCTACGCCGCGCCCGCCGCGCCGCTCGACTACGTGCAGGCGCTCGGCGGTTCGCTCACGCTCTTCCTCGGCGAAAAGCAGATGCTCTCTGCCGAACAAATCGCTGTGCCCGCCGCACTCTTCCTCAAAGCCGCGCAGAGCAACCCCGCCGACCCCCGCGCCCAAATCGCTCTCGTCACCGCGCTCCAACGCCTCGCCGCCCGCGGCGCCTCGCCCGACGCAGCCGCCCTCGCCCACGCCCGCGCCTGGCTCGCGAGCGAAGCCGCCACCCGCGCCGGAGTCGGTGGCATCGCCCTCTGACGGAGCTTCAGCCCGGTGGTCGCCGCGATCCCTCGCGGCGACCAGAACTCCCCCCCGCGCCTGCCGTGCTCGCATCGCCGCCGGGACGGCGACAACCACCTCGAACTCCCGTCCGCGAAGGTTCGGGTTTGCGCCGGTTTTTGACGCACGCTCACGCGCGCAGTCGGCGCACGTCCGACGTCTCCACAGCCAGCCGTGGGGTAACCTCGGGATTTGGACCGGGTCACGTCCTGCTGCGACATGCCGCCCACGACCTACTTCTTCGCCACCGCGAGCTGCCCGCAACCGGCGGCGATGTCGATGCCGCGACGCTGGCGCACTGTGCTCGGCAGGCCGTAGCTTGCGAGGATCTCCTGAAAGCGCTTCGCCGCCTCGCGCCCCGTCGGCGCGCCGTCGTAGCCGGTCGTCGGGTTGAGCGGGATCAGGTTCACCTGCGCGAGCTGACCTTGCAGCAACCGCCCGACAGCGTGCGCGGATTCCGCGGTGTCGTTCTTACCCTCGATCAGGGTCCACTCGTAGAAGATGCGCCGCTGTTGCTTCGCGATGTAGGCGCGGCACGCGTCCATCAACTCGTCGAGCGGCCAGCGCTTCGCCGCCGGCACCAGCGCCGCGCGCTCTTCCTGCGTCGCACCGTGGAGTGACACCGCGAGGTGAAACGGCCGCTTCTCCTCGGCGAGGCGCAGGATGCCGGGCACGACGCCGACCGTGCTGAGCGTGATTTTCTTCGCGCCGAGCGCGAGACCGTTGGGATCGCGCAGGATGTCGATCGCCTTCATCACCGCGTCGTAATTGTGCAGCGGCTCGCCCATGCCCATGAGCACGATGTTGCGCAGGCGCTCGTGGCGCTCGTGCGGCGAAGCGCTCCCGGCCTGCGCGAGCGCGGCGTCCGGGCCGATGCCGCGCAACACCGCGTCGACATGCATCGCCTGCGCCACGATCTCGCCGGCCGTGAGGTGGCGCACGAAACCCATTTGCCCGGTCGCGCAAAAGACGCAGCCCATCGCGCAGCCGACCTGCGAGCTGATGCACGCCGTCACGCGGCCCGTGTAGCGCATCAGCACGGTCTCGATGCGCCGGCCATCGCCGAGCTCGAGCAGGTATTTGCGCGTGAAACCGTCGCTGCTGTGCGTCTCCGCCGCCGTGGCATGGCGGCCGAAGACCAGCTCGCCCTCCGCCTTCGCGCGGAAGCGTGCCGGCAGCTCCGTCATCGCGCTCCAGTTCTCCACTCCTTCGAGGTAAACGTAGGCCCACAGCCGCGCCGCATGCACCGAGGGAAAACCTCCGCGTGACGCCAGCGCGAGCAGCTCGTCGCGCGTGAAGTCGTAGAAATTGGCCGGCAGCGTGGGCATCCGCGCTGACTTCTGCGCGCTCG
This window of the Candidatus Didemnitutus sp. genome carries:
- the miaB gene encoding tRNA (N6-isopentenyl adenosine(37)-C2)-methylthiotransferase MiaB: MNRVFIKTYGCQMNERDSEAVAAMLRARGYRIVADEDSADVMLLNTCSVRDMAEQKAIGKAGYLAQRKKRNPRFVIGILGCMAQNRGAALLDALPDVDLIVGTQKFHQVPDHLDNLRAAQAAGAVLPTRIVDIAEEAGSQNTIREHVLEDRQVTAFVSIQQGCNMDCAFCIVPKTRGDERSRPMDEIVRECEELADRGVREITLLGQIVTSYGRRDYEHTGGVSPFVQLLERVNAIPGIRRIRFTSPHPRGFKDDLVAAYGRLEKLCEYVHLPMQSGSDRILKLMNRPYSRDRYRQIVDDLRRVRPDMYFSTDIIVGFPGETAEDFEQTRALFEACNYDMAYVFKYSIRTGTPAAELADQVPDEVKEERNQVLLRLLEQNSDRRNATLLGTTQEVLVEGPDKKGVQFMGRTRGNRIVHFPAHERLIGELVPVKINRVSTAVLYGELALAGV
- a CDS encoding transglycosylase SLT domain-containing protein → MKILRVLPLLFVAVMAGAQPAQPAPAKPAAPADPEIDLDALYQQGKQLFDDYAPPEIKREFYFPSPQEWDAFATRLQAALDQDDLSALAAYEPEARAALKALQLFPDYADYAEWLEERLDYIQAASLAARQPGYTLPPKPPVLKPGQRPPLATPDVPYFNLWLSRLRTRPAPARAAQLLPVVRAAFAAEGVPADLAWLAEVESTFNPSARSPAGARGLYQFVPATAKSLGLSTWLPDERTDPAKSARAAARYLRTLHGKFGDWPLALAAYNAGEGRVRRLLAAKKANSFAAIAPSLPSETRMYVPKVLATLQVRAGVAPAQLAAPHAG
- a CDS encoding metallophosphoesterase; the protein is MRLRIIALLIVLASGIVSRAAEAEALLIVLGDQHSAYDRTAQVVGLVDRLRLKNPDLPVAVLLDGDTMEWGNVIARRSHGAIDFEMMHELASRVPTFLNLGNHEPEFYDVAETVKRVRATGVVPLSNLRERGTGRYFTDFAVRLKLGRVDTVLVGLTTDRLGTFRIAVRPQLDPYDPVVWGRANLPALAKQGPLIVMSHAGLDADRELLKIVPDGTLFAGAHDHLRFVHQQGRSVYFHSGCWNSHASLVWLRRGLGGALLWKVDQVEIGANSPADTPLAAFIAATRKRHVEPDDLAAVGKLPQALPPADAARFVVTALRDAAHVDAAFIGNTTFGAGLPAGPVSHLALDACVRFDGTIFATEIDGVQLREIVARANQTINTPFAERQSGFLVAVAPDGIAPDRRYRIATTDWGARNSVAYFGAALKWQEIPDLKLKPLVIAALPEHAR
- a CDS encoding response regulator transcription factor, which translates into the protein MSDHRIALVTEHGIIRQLLAQMLTTELGLTIVAQAGSVAQAEQLLTAEEALPDLVIVGSTLSDGRGGDVVRRLSPRLPQARWFMLSAREQAPIVREAANLGVQGFVMTRSDLGVFRDGLRRVLAGETYYCPAAARLLAEHVVNESAATSPLTPREREVLRGYARGENTKVIAQRLGMNVKTVQNHLTSLKDKLGMREPAELVRYAMKHGYVDEI
- the rlmN gene encoding 23S rRNA (adenine(2503)-C(2))-methyltransferase RlmN — its product is MPTLPANFYDFTRDELLALASRGGFPSVHAARLWAYVYLEGVENWSAMTELPARFRAKAEGELVFGRHATAAETHSSDGFTRKYLLELGDGRRIETVLMRYTGRVTACISSQVGCAMGCVFCATGQMGFVRHLTAGEIVAQAMHVDAVLRGIGPDAALAQAGSASPHERHERLRNIVLMGMGEPLHNYDAVMKAIDILRDPNGLALGAKKITLSTVGVVPGILRLAEEKRPFHLAVSLHGATQEERAALVPAAKRWPLDELMDACRAYIAKQQRRIFYEWTLIEGKNDTAESAHAVGRLLQGQLAQVNLIPLNPTTGYDGAPTGREAAKRFQEILASYGLPSTVRQRRGIDIAAGCGQLAVAKK